The genomic segment CAATCCCGACGGGGGTAGCGCTACCCTGCGGGGCGGGTTTACCTACAAACTCCCCGATAGCCAGCCGGTCATAACCGGCGTCAGCCCGGCAGCAGGGACGACTAAGGGAGGCACCCCGGTGACCATCAGCGGCAGCGATTTCCGGGAGGGCCTGCAGGTATATTTTGGGGGTGCCGTCGCTACTGTCAAAAAGATTACCGCCGGCACCATCGAGGTGGTGACACCGGCCCATGATCCCGGCGCCGTGGACGTGACGGTGGTCAACAAGGACGGCGGCGTGGCCGTGGCTTACAGGGCTTTTGAGTACCTTGTACCGGGCAGTGAGCCGGTGATAAAAAGCGTAGAACCCCAGGCCGGCAGCGTCCTGGGCGGCACGGCGGTGACCATCAGGGGCGAGGATTTTCGTAACGGGGTCAGAGTCTTCTTTGGCGGCGTTGAAGCTGCCAGCGTTATGCGGGTTGATTACCAGACCATTACGGCCGTCACCCCGCCTTCCGCCGCCGGGACTGTGGACGTTACGGTGGTCAATCCCGATGCCGGTTCATATACCCTGCGTCAGGCCTTTACCTACCAGAGTTCGGTACCCCGGATCGATGCCGTGGTGCCGGAGCGCGGCCCGAGGGAAGGCGGCATTAGAGTAGTCATCCGCGGCGCCGATTTTATAGCGCCGGTGCAGGTCTATTTTGGCACGGTAGCGGCGGCAGATGCCGTGGTAAGCGAAGGCGGCAGCATGATTGCGGCGACCCTGCCGCCGGCGGCCCAGGGGCGGCTGGGTTCAGTAGATGTCAGGGTCGTAAACGGCGACGGCGCCGAGGTAGTGCTGCCGGAAGCCTTTACTTATGTAGTTCCAGACAGCCGGCCGGTCATTACCGGCATTGAACCTGCCAGCGGCAGCACCCTGGGCGGCAACTGGGTCACTATTACCGGCGAGGACTTCCGCGAGGACCCGGAAGTTTTCATCGGCGGCCAGCCGGCCCTGGAGGTAAAGCTTGTTGACGGGCAGACCCTGCGGGTGAAAACGCCGCCTCACAGCGAAGGACCCAAAGATGTTACCGTAACCAATTATGACGGCGGTACTGCTACCCTGGCGGCGGCTTATACCTACAAAGTGCCGGAAAGCCAGCCGGTGATTAAAAAGGTGGAGCCCAACCGGGGGCCTCAGATGGGCGGCACGGCCATCACCGTTACCGGCCTGGATTTCCGCGAGGGATTAAAGCTTTATATCGGCGGGGCGCCGGCCCAGGAAGTACGCCTGGTGGACTACAAAACCATCACGGCGGTGACCCCGCCCGGGACCGAAGGACCGGCCGACGTGACGGTTGTCAATCCCGATGCAGGCACCTATACCCTGCCGAAAGGCTTTACCTATTATCACGTGGAAGCCCCGGTTATTGACTCCATTACCCCCAGCGAAGGGCCGGCCACCGGCGGGACGGTCATTAGCATCAGCGGGAGCAAGTTCGCCCGGGGGGCCACCGTCCTCATCGGCGGTACTGCGGCCCTGGTTGTTGAATGGGTGAGCGATACCCTGATTAAAGCCACCACCCCTCCTGGAAACGCCGGGTGGCAGGAGGTGCGGGTGGTTAATTCCGACGGGGGCTGGGGTGCCCTGGAGCAGGGCTTTCGCTACCTCAAACCCAGGGGGGTGCCGGACGCGCCCTCGGGGTTCAGGGCCAGGGAGGTTGACGGCGGGAAGACCATAAAACTGACCTGGAGCGAGGTGGAATTTGCCGACTACTATGAGATCTGGGCCAGCAAGACACCAGGCGGCCCCTATGAATTTTTAACCCGCACCAGGGAGACGACCTTTTATAGCGAGGCCCTGCCGGAGGAAGCCGGCTATTTCTTCCGGGTGAGGGCGGTCAATGAGCTCGGCTATTCGGATTTTACCGAAGAAGAGTACGCCGAGGCTGAGGAAGAAGATGATGCCGACGAAGAAAATGATGGCGAACAATCGTACCCCGGAGAGGTAGACAGCGTAAAAATTATTACCGGCCGGGGCACCGTGGAAGCCACTTTAAACCGGGAGGGGCTTTTATCCCGGGACTACCGGCTGGACCTGGCTGCTGACGGGTCAAGGAACAGCCGGCTGTACATCGTCAGGGTAGCTGCCGCGGTGGCCGGGGAGGCCAGGGGCAGTTTGAGCATTAACACCGGGGAGATTAGCATGGCTTTGCCGGGTACGGCCCTCACTGAGGTCTACCGGAGCACCCTGGCAGGCTCCGATGAACAGGATGCTTGGGTGGAAATTATCCTGGAGGACAAGGGTCAGGGAGAAGCCGAAGCCCTCCTGAAAGGATTGCCGCCGGGAGCGCGGGTTGTGTCCCGCGTCTGGAGCATCAAGCTCCAGGGGCGGGTCGGGCGCCACCTTTATCCTCTGCTTTATTTCCCGGCGGGAACCCTTCTCTCCTTTACGTTACTGCCGGCGGCAGCCGGCAAACCCGTCATGTATTTCTGTACTCCCTATAACGTCAACTGGCAGCCCGTGAGCACTTTGTATGCGCCGCGCGTTGCCCGGCTGCATTTACCGGGGAAATATGCCCTGGTTGATTTGGGGGAGTAAACGATGCCATACCATAAATATCTTGCCGCAGTCCTATGCCTGCTGATATTGTTTGCCGCCGCCGTGCCGGCGGCCGCGGCCCAGGAAATAACCGGGGCAGGTTCCCAGGGGACATATTTAACGGGACAGGGCTCAGATGTAACGGCGGAATTGGTTACCGGCCAGACCTTTCGCGGCCTACCCTACCCGCAAAAGCGGCTGGCGGCGGTGCGCTTTACCGATACCCGGGGCCACTGGGCCTTTTTGCCCATTTTACGCCTGGCGGCCCAGGGCATTGTCCACGGCCGCGGCGGCGGGCTGTTTGCCCCCGAGGCGGCGGTGACCCGCGCGGAGGCTCTGATACTGCTGGCGCGGGCGGCGGGGTGGGAAGGTTCGGCCGCCACGGCGGCAGGTCAGGCAGTTGCCGCCGTGGTCCCGGCCGCGACCTGGAACCTGTTAACGGACCGGGAAAAGGCCTTTACGGCGGAAGAATGGCAGCAGCCGGCCCCACGCCAGGAGGTGGCGGCCTGGGTGGGACGGGCCCTGGGCGTGAGCCCGGCAGCATCTGGATTATATCCCTGCCTGGGCGCCTTTAGCGACGGGGATGAAGTCGACGATGAGCTAGCTCCCATGGTGGAAGCCGTCCTGCAGCGGGGCCTGATGACGGGTGTACGGGCAGGTGCCTTTGCCCCCCGGCAGGCAATGACCAGGGGGGAAATGGCAGCCCTCCTGGACCGCCTCGACAACGAGCTGGCTGCCGGCAGGGGTTCCCGGCGGGTAGAAGGCCAGGTAATGGACCGGGTGGAAACCTGGTCGGGCAACGGGGAGAAGATCATCACCCTGCGGGTAGCTACCTTTGCCGGCCCCGTCATCAACCTGGAGATCAAAAAAGATGCCGGCGGGAACTCCCTGTCAGATTTTATACTCTATAAAGCCGGACGTTTAACCCTGGGGCAAGAGCTGTCCGGGGGCGAGGCCGTCCGGCTCATCCTCCAGGGGGAATACGTCCTCCTGGCGGAAAGCACTGCCATGGCCGGGTCCCTGCGGGGTATGGTCCTGGCAGCCGGGGAAAAAGAACTGCTCCTGGTGGACGACCAGGGCCGGCAGTACCGCTATGCCGTCAGCCCCCACCTGGCGGTAGAAAGCAGGGGGTACAGCAGCGACCTCCCCCTGCCGGGCCAGGTAGTCAGCCTCACGGTCCAGGACGGCACCGTTACCCGGATAGTCCCCCTGGATGGAACAGGTACACCGGCATACATCCCGGGCGACACCAGGGTTGTTACCGGTTACGTGCGGGAAGCAGAGGCCGGTGCGATAGTAATAGTCGATGCGACCGGAAACGAAGAAACGTTCAAAATAACGGGGTCTACGACCATTAGCCGGGCCGGGCGCGCGATAATGCTCGCCGACCTGAAGACCGGTGACCCGGTCAAAGTGCAGGTTGATGCCGCCGGGCAGGCTCTTGGGATCCAGGTAGGGAACAGTACCGGCCGTCTGGGTAAGATATTGAAAGGAAAACTGGACCGGATAAATTCCTTTGACAACAAGATTGTCCTCCGGGATACCAGTGAGTTTTACTACGGTGCCTGGCTGCCCGGTGAGCCCCTACGGGTGGTGAGCCTGACCCGGGAAGCGGCAGCTTCCCTGGCCGGGACTTCCCGCGACCTGCTGGTACCCTACGGCCCCTATACCGGTGAAGTGATTGTAGTCCTGGCGGGAGGTCCCCAGGGTGAGGTTGGCGTTAAGGCCGTAAAGGTGGATGCTTCTACCAGGTTATTGGAAGGCTATCTGGATTATCTTTCCCTGGGGGGCAGGGAAATGCTGCTGGCCGGTGCCGTAGACCCTGTTGCCTTTACCCGGGAGAGTATAATCATTAAAAACGGCCGGCAGGTTGAGGCAGCCGACTTGGAGCTTGGCGATTACCTGTTTACGGTAGCGGCAGCGGTTCCCGGCGGTCGCCAGGCAGTGCTGATCTTCAGTGAAGATATTTTACCTTCCTCCTGGCGGCTCTACCGTGGGCGGGTAGAAGCCGTATCCAAAGAGGGCTTTGAGCTGGAAGACGTGGAAGAGATGGGCGGCCAGGACGACCGGCTTTACGACTGGGAAGAAACCGAGGATTACAGCATGGAGTTCCAGCTGGACTGGGAACCGGTTATCATGGACGAAAGCGGGACTTTGAGCCTGGACGAGTTTGTTGAGGCCCGATTTACCGGGAAGTATGATGGCTACCAGGCCTATACCCTGGTCCGGGAAGAAGAGGCCCGGGGTCTCCTGGTCCTGCCCCGGAGTGCCGTAGGCCCCACCATGACCAGCCTGGGCCGCCTGCAGGAAATAGACCCGGATAATGGAACTTTGACCTTGACGGCCGTCCGGGATTGGAGCCCGGGCTACAGCCAGTGGCAGGATCGTGATTATTCCCTGGAGCTGGATGCCCGGACGGCCCTGGTAGTGAAGGGGAGGGCCATGGCGGCCCTGGAAGACTTGCTCCCCGGCGATAACGTCTATGTCATCCACGACCAGAAGCAGGCCCTGGTGGTA from the Moorella sp. E308F genome contains:
- a CDS encoding S-layer homology domain-containing protein, whose protein sequence is MPYHKYLAAVLCLLILFAAAVPAAAAQEITGAGSQGTYLTGQGSDVTAELVTGQTFRGLPYPQKRLAAVRFTDTRGHWAFLPILRLAAQGIVHGRGGGLFAPEAAVTRAEALILLARAAGWEGSAATAAGQAVAAVVPAATWNLLTDREKAFTAEEWQQPAPRQEVAAWVGRALGVSPAASGLYPCLGAFSDGDEVDDELAPMVEAVLQRGLMTGVRAGAFAPRQAMTRGEMAALLDRLDNELAAGRGSRRVEGQVMDRVETWSGNGEKIITLRVATFAGPVINLEIKKDAGGNSLSDFILYKAGRLTLGQELSGGEAVRLILQGEYVLLAESTAMAGSLRGMVLAAGEKELLLVDDQGRQYRYAVSPHLAVESRGYSSDLPLPGQVVSLTVQDGTVTRIVPLDGTGTPAYIPGDTRVVTGYVREAEAGAIVIVDATGNEETFKITGSTTISRAGRAIMLADLKTGDPVKVQVDAAGQALGIQVGNSTGRLGKILKGKLDRINSFDNKIVLRDTSEFYYGAWLPGEPLRVVSLTREAAASLAGTSRDLLVPYGPYTGEVIVVLAGGPQGEVGVKAVKVDASTRLLEGYLDYLSLGGREMLLAGAVDPVAFTRESIIIKNGRQVEAADLELGDYLFTVAAAVPGGRQAVLIFSEDILPSSWRLYRGRVEAVSKEGFELEDVEEMGGQDDRLYDWEETEDYSMEFQLDWEPVIMDESGTLSLDEFVEARFTGKYDGYQAYTLVREEEARGLLVLPRSAVGPTMTSLGRLQEIDPDNGTLTLTAVRDWSPGYSQWQDRDYSLELDARTALVVKGRAMAALEDLLPGDNVYVIHDQKQALVVVAMD